From a region of the Nostoc sp. KVJ3 genome:
- a CDS encoding glycosyltransferase, giving the protein MGSTLYRDTPQKDSFSRLAQLSQLPVEFEFPRKDLPKCFHFTGPYQDISGREHIPFPYEKLTEQPLIYASLGTLQNRQHYIFRYIAEACADLDVQLVISLGGSNCSELLQEMPGSLLVVNYAPQLELLKKATITITHAGLNTVLESLSNSVPMLAIPIANDQLGIAARLVWTGVGEVVQLSQLSIPRLRSTIQKLMTEDVYKKNASKLQIAINRAGGVIRAADIVEQAVNMRKPVLSVTKE; this is encoded by the coding sequence ATGGGATCTACCCTCTACCGTGACACCCCTCAAAAGGATAGCTTTTCACGACTCGCTCAACTAAGCCAATTACCTGTTGAGTTTGAATTTCCAAGAAAGGATTTACCTAAATGCTTTCATTTCACTGGCCCCTATCAAGATATATCAGGGCGAGAACATATACCTTTTCCTTATGAAAAGTTAACAGAGCAGCCGTTAATTTATGCGTCACTTGGAACTTTGCAGAATCGCCAGCATTATATTTTTCGTTATATTGCAGAAGCTTGCGCTGATTTAGACGTTCAGCTAGTAATTTCCCTTGGTGGTTCCAATTGCTCTGAATTGCTACAAGAAATGCCTGGCTCTTTGCTAGTTGTTAACTACGCACCACAACTGGAATTGCTAAAAAAAGCAACCATTACAATTACTCATGCAGGTTTGAATACAGTTTTAGAATCTTTAAGCAACAGCGTTCCAATGCTGGCTATTCCAATTGCTAATGATCAGCTAGGAATAGCAGCACGTTTGGTATGGACAGGCGTTGGAGAAGTAGTACAACTATCTCAATTAAGTATTCCCCGGCTACGAAGTACCATTCAAAAATTAATGACAGAGGATGTGTACAAAAAAAATGCTTCTAAATTACAAATAGCCATTAATCGTGCTGGGGGAGTTATTCGGGCAGCCGATATTGTAGAGCAGGCCGTAAATA
- a CDS encoding IS630 family transposase (programmed frameshift), producing MGKKYIVDLNEDEVSQLQAIIKKGKHKARTITRANILLMATDRERDQAIASIVRAHVATVQRIREKFVIGGLDFALKDEVHPPKPKKLDEKQEAFLIATACSKPPEGRVRWTMQLLADHLVNLGIIDSISDETIRQTLKKNEIKPWLKEQWCIPEVNAEYVFRMEDVLDLYNEPYDPKRPVVCFDERPYQLVEEVRLPLPPEPEQPERYDFEYKRNGTVNLFACFQPLAGWRHIEVTERRTKADFALQMKKLVDIDYQDADIIRLVVDNLNIHTPSALYEVFPPEEARRIIQKLEFHYTPKHASWLNQVEIELSVLSRQCLERRIPNAETLTSEIAAWEKQRNQQKASVYWGFQTKDARRKMQRLYPDLT from the exons ATGGGCAAAAAGTACATTGTTGACTTGAATGAAGATGAAGTTTCTCAGCTACAGGCAATAATTAAAAAAGGTAAGCACAAAGCAAGAACTATAACCCGTGCAAACATTCTTCTGATGGCAACTGATAGAGAAAGGGATCAAGCGATCGCTAGCATAGTTAGAGCGCATGTTGCAACAGTGCAACGAATACGAGAAAAATTTGTCATTGGTGGGTTAGATTTTGCTTTAAAGGATGAAGTTCATCCACCAAAACCTAAAAAATTAGATGAAAAGCAAGAAGCATTTTTGATTGCAACGGCTTGTTCTAAGCCGCCAGAAGGGAGAGTGCGTTGGACAATGCAATTATTAGCGGATCACTTAGTAAACCTTGGGATAATAGATTCAATTTCCGACGAAACAATACGTCAAACTCTAAAAAAAA ACGAAATTAAACCGTGGTTAAAAGAACAGTGGTGTATTCCCGAAGTTAACGCAGAGTATGTATTCAGAATGGAGGATGTGTTGGATTTATATAATGAGCCTTATGATCCTAAACGCCCTGTAGTCTGCTTTGATGAACGTCCCTACCAATTAGTAGAAGAAGTAAGACTTCCTTTACCACCAGAGCCGGAGCAGCCTGAACGTTATGATTTCGAGTATAAGCGTAACGGGACAGTCAATTTATTTGCATGTTTTCAACCCTTGGCTGGATGGCGGCATATCGAAGTTACAGAACGTCGAACTAAAGCCGATTTTGCTCTTCAAATGAAAAAGTTAGTAGATATTGATTATCAAGATGCTGATATTATTCGTTTAGTAGTTGATAACCTAAATATTCATACTCCCAGCGCGTTATATGAAGTTTTTCCACCAGAAGAAGCACGTCGAATTATTCAAAAATTAGAGTTTCACTATACTCCTAAACACGCTTCTTGGTTAAATCAAGTAGAAATTGAATTATCTGTTTTATCTCGCCAATGTTTAGAACGGCGTATTCCTAATGCAGAAACATTAACTTCTGAGATTGCTGCTTGGGAGAAACAACGTAATCAACAAAAAGCCAGTGTCTATTGGGGTTTCCAAACCAAAGATGCTCGTCGAAAAATGCAGCGTTTATACCCGGATTTAACTTAG
- a CDS encoding NF041680 family putative transposase — translation MKRARLEEFRQAVYKYLGRAHDATFELTDAILLTRNVYCLAELSLSPVFRRKWPSIYEALQDSRPQRQKLMQLYIKQIPAEGRPLLAGDHTNWSRPDAVRLQERTYEHSGTSIAGNKPITIGQGYSTIAWIPENEGSWALPLRHERITSAESPIGKAIWQLKQVCKYLPTRPISVWDSEYGCAPFILKTANIPADILVRLRSNLCLWGEPKAYSGKGRPKKHGDKFKLNEPTTWNEATSVLEINDPKLGRVRVSLWKDLHFRQAATRPMLIIRVERLDAQGNMRVSKPLWLAWVGEEMPPLEEVWCLYLRRFTIDHWYRFLKQRLHWTVPNFGTPKQSERWSDLMPLMTWELWLARDIVTDNPLPWQKSLDKLTPGRVAQAIGGVFAAIGTPTSAPKPRGKSPGWQQGKKRHRKNRCPIVKKTVARPPKEPSVAV, via the coding sequence ATGAAACGTGCCAGATTAGAAGAATTCCGTCAAGCAGTCTACAAATATTTAGGCAGAGCACACGATGCAACTTTTGAGTTGACAGATGCCATATTGCTAACTAGAAATGTTTATTGCCTAGCAGAATTGTCCCTATCGCCAGTATTTAGAAGGAAGTGGCCAAGTATCTATGAGGCACTACAAGATAGTAGGCCACAGCGACAGAAATTGATGCAGCTATATATCAAACAAATCCCCGCAGAGGGACGACCATTGTTAGCAGGAGATCACACAAACTGGTCACGCCCAGATGCCGTCAGGTTGCAAGAGCGAACTTATGAGCATAGTGGCACATCCATAGCAGGAAATAAACCGATTACCATTGGTCAAGGATATAGCACAATTGCCTGGATACCTGAAAATGAGGGAAGTTGGGCATTACCATTAAGACATGAACGGATCACAAGTGCCGAAAGTCCTATTGGGAAAGCAATTTGGCAACTCAAACAGGTGTGTAAATATTTGCCTACCAGACCGATTTCAGTTTGGGATAGTGAATATGGTTGTGCGCCTTTTATCTTAAAAACTGCGAATATTCCAGCAGATATTCTCGTTCGGTTGCGTTCAAATCTGTGTTTATGGGGTGAACCAAAAGCTTATTCGGGAAAGGGGCGACCTAAAAAGCATGGTGATAAATTTAAACTGAATGAGCCCACAACATGGAATGAAGCAACATCTGTATTAGAAATAAATGACCCAAAATTAGGACGTGTGCGTGTGAGCTTGTGGAAAGATTTACACTTCCGTCAGGCTGCTACACGTCCAATGTTAATCATCAGAGTTGAACGTCTGGACGCGCAAGGTAACATGAGAGTGTCCAAACCTTTGTGGTTGGCTTGGGTAGGAGAAGAAATGCCACCCTTAGAAGAAGTTTGGTGTCTTTACTTGCGTCGCTTTACCATTGACCACTGGTATCGCTTTTTGAAGCAGCGTCTACATTGGACTGTACCAAACTTTGGTACTCCTAAGCAAAGTGAACGGTGGAGTGACCTCATGCCTCTGATGACTTGGGAATTGTGGTTAGCCCGCGATATCGTTACTGACAATCCTTTACCTTGGCAGAAGTCTCTAGATAAATTGACCCCTGGAAGAGTTGCTCAAGCTATAGGTGGAGTTTTTGCGGCCATTGGTACTCCCACCTCTGCACCCAAACCTCGCGGAAAGTCTCCCGGTTGGCAACAAGGAAAGAAGCGTCACCGTAAAAACCGATGTCCCATTGTTAAAAAAACAGTAGCACGACCACCTAAAGAACCATCTGTTGCTGTTTAA
- a CDS encoding cyclic peptide export ABC transporter — protein sequence MKLISLLVKTSLIKVFFSTSSGLITGITNVGLIIIINLMLKEGQLPKSNVVWYFVGFCLLLVICSIMTQALIARLGQRVTLDLQEHLVRCIIACPLKQIENIGIPRLLVTLTEDIQSISTASFAISNLSTSVAILITCFFYLAWLSLSLFCWMFIFMLIGILYQQFLLRKARYFLKGAREHQDRLFYHFRTATEGIKELKLHTLRQEEFFNHDLRITTKNLSNYRERASDFFSIAAGSGLLLFFVPIGLLFFIIAPLFNISSTIVSGYILTIVFMISQFRVLLVNLPVLSQANIALEKLESLGLLLSVNQTKKIPSLLLNNEPCSTPQKGWKLMQLEEVTHTYRGERENGKFTLGPLNLNFYPGELVFVVGGNGSGKSTLVKLITGLYIPERGIVRFNGQDINNENREWYCQQFSVVFSDFYLFERFLGLDYLTVHNKAQEYLSQLQLEHKVTIKDGILSTTALSQGQRKRLALLTAYLEDRPIYIFDEWASDQDPVFKNIFYTHLLPDLKRQGKTVIAISHDDQYFHHADRIIKLDYGKVLFG from the coding sequence ATGAAATTAATTAGTCTCCTTGTAAAAACTTCTTTGATAAAAGTTTTTTTTTCTACTTCATCTGGATTAATTACTGGAATTACAAATGTTGGATTAATTATTATTATTAATTTAATGTTAAAGGAAGGTCAACTACCTAAAAGTAATGTTGTTTGGTACTTTGTAGGTTTTTGTTTATTACTAGTAATTTGCTCTATAATGACTCAGGCATTAATTGCTAGATTAGGCCAACGAGTTACTTTGGATTTGCAAGAGCATCTTGTCCGTTGCATTATTGCATGTCCATTGAAGCAAATCGAAAATATTGGTATTCCTCGCCTACTAGTAACTTTAACTGAGGATATACAATCTATCTCCACTGCTTCTTTTGCAATTTCTAACCTTTCTACAAGTGTTGCTATACTCATAACTTGCTTTTTCTACCTTGCCTGGCTTTCCTTAAGTTTATTTTGTTGGATGTTTATTTTTATGTTAATTGGTATTCTTTACCAGCAGTTTCTCCTTAGAAAAGCCAGATACTTTCTTAAAGGTGCCCGTGAGCATCAAGATAGGCTATTCTATCATTTTAGAACTGCAACTGAAGGAATAAAAGAACTTAAACTTCACACTTTAAGACAGGAAGAATTTTTTAATCATGATCTGCGGATAACTACCAAAAATCTAAGTAACTATCGTGAAAGAGCAAGCGACTTCTTTTCAATTGCTGCTGGTTCAGGACTTTTATTATTTTTTGTTCCTATTGGGCTACTATTTTTTATCATAGCCCCATTATTCAATATTTCTTCTACGATTGTTTCTGGCTATATCCTAACAATAGTTTTTATGATTTCACAATTTAGAGTTTTATTAGTGAATTTACCTGTACTTAGCCAAGCTAATATCGCTTTAGAGAAATTAGAATCATTGGGGTTATTATTATCTGTTAACCAAACAAAAAAAATACCAAGTTTACTGCTCAATAATGAACCATGTTCCACTCCTCAAAAAGGATGGAAGTTAATGCAGCTAGAAGAGGTTACTCATACCTATCGAGGAGAAAGAGAAAATGGTAAATTTACGCTAGGACCACTAAATTTAAATTTTTATCCTGGAGAGTTAGTATTTGTGGTGGGAGGTAATGGAAGTGGCAAATCTACTTTAGTAAAGCTAATAACAGGATTATATATACCTGAACGCGGTATTGTCCGCTTCAATGGGCAAGATATAAACAATGAAAATAGAGAATGGTACTGTCAGCAATTCTCTGTCGTATTTTCAGATTTTTATTTGTTTGAACGCTTTCTAGGTTTAGATTATTTAACTGTACATAATAAAGCTCAAGAGTATTTATCTCAATTGCAACTTGAACACAAAGTTACAATTAAGGATGGGATACTTTCTACAACTGCACTGTCTCAAGGACAACGCAAACGCCTTGCCTTACTTACAGCTTATTTAGAAGATCGACCCATCTATATTTTTGATGAGTGGGCATCTGACCAAGACCCTGTTTTTAAAAATATTTTTTATACACATTTATTACCTGATTTAAAACGTCAAGGGAAAACAGTAATCGCTATTAGCCATGATGACCAGTATTTTCATCATGCTGACCGAATTATTAAGCTTGATTACGGTAAAGTTCTATTTGGCTAG
- a CDS encoding aromatic ring-hydroxylating oxygenase subunit alpha, whose product MIKPLILPSYYSDTEIFQREQMLIFQNLWNFAGFTTDLQSHNDYICAEIGGKSIIVQNFHGELQAFLNVCSHRFSQIHQLPQGNGVLKCPYHGWVYNCDGIPVAIPSVERFDINNETRESLRLEKWLVEVCGKLVFVKINDDGLTLKEFLGGVYDKLAKFSEAFGHKINEFKIKINANWKITTENTLEGYHVFSVHKNTFSKYGFPVDKKYICNEIHSAYSDKGNPKYIEKSKEAILLKKAESILESRPLKVGSFYHQLVFPNLTIATNDGIAFYLQIHQPINPVETKLTSHVFVSKLDIKSDFEQDIIDTLTQSLTKIYVEVCEEDKAICEIVQLGISSRNQEGGIFSLEEQRVYEFHKAYSKLINSPM is encoded by the coding sequence ATGATCAAACCTTTAATACTGCCATCCTACTATTCAGATACCGAAATTTTTCAACGAGAACAAATGTTGATATTTCAGAATCTATGGAATTTTGCTGGATTTACAACAGACTTGCAGAGCCACAATGATTACATATGTGCAGAAATTGGTGGCAAGTCTATCATCGTTCAAAACTTTCATGGTGAGTTACAAGCATTTCTCAACGTTTGTTCTCATCGCTTTAGTCAAATTCACCAACTACCTCAAGGCAATGGTGTATTGAAGTGTCCTTATCATGGCTGGGTTTATAACTGTGATGGGATTCCTGTAGCTATTCCATCGGTAGAACGATTTGATATAAATAATGAAACAAGAGAATCTTTGAGACTGGAAAAATGGCTGGTTGAAGTATGCGGCAAACTAGTTTTTGTCAAAATAAATGATGATGGTCTTACCTTAAAAGAGTTTTTAGGGGGCGTTTATGACAAACTAGCTAAATTCTCGGAGGCATTTGGGCACAAAATTAATGAATTTAAAATTAAAATCAATGCTAACTGGAAAATAACTACAGAAAATACTTTGGAAGGTTATCATGTATTTTCTGTTCACAAGAACACCTTCAGCAAATATGGTTTCCCAGTAGATAAAAAATACATTTGTAATGAGATTCATTCTGCTTACAGTGACAAAGGTAATCCTAAATATATTGAAAAGTCCAAAGAAGCTATTCTTCTCAAAAAAGCTGAATCCATACTTGAAAGTAGACCATTAAAGGTAGGTAGCTTCTATCATCAGCTTGTTTTTCCAAATTTAACGATTGCTACAAATGATGGAATTGCATTTTACCTTCAAATTCATCAACCCATCAATCCAGTGGAAACAAAATTGACTAGTCATGTTTTTGTAAGTAAGTTGGATATTAAGTCAGATTTTGAGCAAGATATTATTGATACATTAACTCAGTCATTAACGAAGATATACGTAGAAGTTTGTGAAGAAGACAAAGCTATCTGTGAAATAGTTCAACTAGGCATCTCTTCACGAAATCAGGAAGGTGGCATTTTCAGTTTGGAAGAACAACGTGTTTACGAATTTCATAAAGCTTACTCTAAACTGATAAATTCTCCTATGTGA
- a CDS encoding carbamoyltransferase: MNRYYIGLASSCHDPAIAIIDSDGQVVFAEALERYLQNKRAWGAQPDNLYQIVQLIESYCDPNAEFIVASTWNSTNWQAYLNLFFILRLGDTKSISKPSSFYYAKETSEWLTLLHLVGLLKAGRNLAYQMRYKFNNYHIIFKRYQHHLTHAANACCTSPFTDAACIVVDGNGEKGSISSYSYKNGMIKTVQESIGSASLGTFYGMVTRLCGFDYQKGEEWKVMGLAPYGKVDPELYEQMRSLLEVKGCCLKKTSRRSRASLLSSIQNRALPPSTSYWEAVDIACTGQKVFADIMDELLNNFYKLNISDNLVISGGCALNSSVIGMILDKTPFKAVHVPSAPADDGNAIGAALLAYQEDHPHKLSKTTWQSPYLGSTISEKSLDNMLRFSRIPHIRNLPGTIHLEAARLLSEGKLLGWVQGRAEFGPRALGNRSILADPRSPNMKNIINERVKFREEYRPFAPSILHEFGDKYFENYQESPYMERTLSWRPEVKEQVPAVVHANGTGRLQTVKQEWNEKFYNLIYAFYEITGVPILLNTSLNVMGKPIIHSLEDALSVFYTAGLDALIIEDYLIEK; encoded by the coding sequence ATGAATCGTTATTATATTGGTTTAGCCAGTTCTTGCCACGACCCAGCGATCGCTATTATTGATTCTGATGGTCAAGTAGTATTTGCGGAAGCGCTAGAACGTTATTTACAAAATAAAAGAGCCTGGGGTGCTCAACCAGATAATTTATATCAAATTGTACAATTAATTGAAAGCTACTGCGATCCTAATGCTGAGTTTATAGTAGCTAGCACTTGGAATTCTACTAACTGGCAAGCTTATTTAAATTTGTTTTTTATTTTAAGACTAGGAGATACTAAAAGCATTTCAAAACCTTCTTCTTTTTATTATGCTAAGGAAACTTCTGAATGGTTAACTCTTCTGCATCTCGTTGGCTTGCTAAAGGCAGGTAGAAATCTCGCATATCAAATGCGTTATAAGTTTAACAATTACCATATTATTTTCAAACGATATCAACATCACCTAACTCATGCAGCAAATGCTTGCTGCACTAGTCCTTTTACCGATGCCGCTTGTATTGTTGTAGATGGTAATGGAGAAAAAGGATCTATATCTAGTTACAGTTACAAGAATGGCATGATTAAGACTGTGCAAGAGTCTATAGGTTCTGCTAGCTTGGGAACTTTTTATGGAATGGTAACACGTCTTTGCGGTTTTGATTACCAGAAGGGTGAAGAGTGGAAAGTAATGGGATTGGCACCATACGGTAAAGTTGACCCCGAATTATACGAACAAATGCGTTCTCTTCTTGAAGTAAAGGGCTGTTGCTTAAAAAAAACCTCTCGTCGCAGCCGTGCTAGTTTACTTTCTAGTATTCAAAATAGAGCATTACCACCTTCTACTTCTTATTGGGAGGCAGTAGATATCGCTTGTACAGGACAAAAAGTATTTGCTGATATCATGGATGAACTTCTTAATAATTTCTATAAACTGAATATTTCCGATAATCTAGTTATTAGTGGAGGATGTGCATTAAATTCGTCAGTAATTGGAATGATATTGGACAAAACTCCTTTTAAGGCAGTACACGTTCCTTCTGCCCCAGCTGACGATGGTAATGCTATTGGTGCTGCATTGCTCGCTTATCAGGAAGATCATCCACACAAATTAAGCAAAACAACTTGGCAATCACCTTATCTCGGCTCAACTATCAGTGAAAAATCATTAGATAATATGCTGCGGTTTAGTCGGATTCCCCACATTAGAAACTTACCGGGAACAATACATCTAGAAGCTGCACGTCTATTATCGGAAGGTAAGTTACTAGGATGGGTACAAGGACGCGCTGAGTTTGGACCGCGTGCGTTGGGTAATCGTTCTATCCTAGCAGACCCTCGTTCTCCAAATATGAAAAATATAATTAATGAGCGAGTCAAATTCCGCGAGGAATATAGACCATTTGCACCATCTATTCTGCATGAATTTGGTGATAAATACTTTGAGAATTATCAAGAATCACCCTATATGGAACGTACTCTTAGCTGGCGTCCAGAAGTTAAGGAACAAGTACCAGCTGTTGTCCACGCTAATGGTACTGGACGCTTACAGACAGTTAAGCAGGAATGGAACGAAAAATTCTACAATTTAATTTACGCCTTCTACGAAATCACAGGCGTACCAATCCTGTTAAATACCAGTTTAAATGTCATGGGTAAACCAATTATCCACAGCTTAGAGGACGCTTTGAGTGTTTTCTACACCGCTGGTCTTGACGCATTAATTATCGAAGACTACCTAATTGAAAAGTAG
- the cysC gene encoding adenylyl-sulfate kinase has translation MKLQQDGVTVWFTGLSGAGKTTISRNVENELRRMGCRVELLDGDIVRQYLTKGLGFSKADRNENIRRIGFVASLLTKNNVIVLVSAISPYRDVRNEMRDDIGNFIEVYVNSPLSVCEQRDVKGLYKKARAGEMKHFTGIDDPYEEPLCAEVECKTDLETISESTSKVLNKLEELNYIRSMYLMQASQ, from the coding sequence ATGAAATTACAACAAGATGGTGTAACAGTATGGTTCACTGGTCTAAGTGGTGCAGGTAAAACTACCATTAGTCGAAATGTCGAAAATGAACTACGCAGAATGGGATGTAGGGTTGAATTACTTGATGGTGATATTGTGCGTCAGTATTTAACTAAAGGTTTAGGTTTTAGCAAAGCAGATCGTAATGAAAATATTCGTCGTATCGGGTTTGTAGCTAGTTTACTAACTAAAAATAATGTAATTGTGTTAGTTTCTGCTATCTCTCCCTATCGCGATGTTCGTAATGAAATGCGAGATGATATTGGCAATTTTATCGAAGTTTACGTCAATTCTCCATTATCAGTTTGCGAACAGCGTGATGTCAAAGGACTATACAAAAAAGCTCGTGCAGGAGAAATGAAACACTTCACAGGTATTGATGACCCTTACGAAGAACCTTTGTGTGCAGAAGTTGAGTGTAAGACTGATTTAGAAACTATTTCTGAAAGTACATCTAAAGTTTTAAATAAATTGGAAGAGTTGAATTACATCAGATCAATGTATTTAATGCAAGCATCCCAATAA
- a CDS encoding sulfotransferase family protein produces MKKASFISNSKRLVLKNPANTAKIKILLEMFPNAKFIHIYRNPYTVYLSRKNASKKFGSNLRLQYISELEVDANILESYQKQMIFFLSHKALIPEENFVEIKYEDFLGNELIYIQKIYEQFQLPDFEQSKEYFHQYLIAHSDYQTNKHLFDNETITKVYDAWKFTIDQWQYNPPQ; encoded by the coding sequence TTGAAAAAAGCTAGTTTTATTTCCAATAGTAAAAGGCTAGTTTTAAAAAATCCTGCTAATACGGCAAAAATAAAAATTTTATTAGAAATGTTTCCAAATGCTAAATTCATTCATATTTATAGAAATCCTTATACTGTATATCTATCAAGGAAAAATGCGTCTAAAAAATTTGGTTCAAATTTGAGATTACAGTATATCAGTGAGCTAGAAGTAGATGCAAATATTCTTGAATCTTATCAAAAGCAAATGATTTTTTTTCTGAGCCATAAAGCTTTAATTCCTGAAGAAAATTTTGTAGAGATTAAATATGAAGATTTTTTAGGGAATGAGTTGATATATATTCAAAAAATATACGAGCAATTTCAATTACCAGATTTTGAACAGTCAAAAGAATACTTCCATCAATATCTTATTGCTCATTCTGATTACCAAACTAATAAACATTTGTTTGATAATGAAACGATTACCAAAGTCTATGATGCTTGGAAATTTACTATTGACCAGTGGCAATATAATCCTCCTCAGTAA
- a CDS encoding sulfotransferase, whose translation MMNLQDSIKKEFITALRHPLSYSSFLNLFRVLTMYGGIDKKYIVRALFIIFISFTGIPFRIIEKIKYGRKIEQTQIHPSPIFIIGHWRSGTTYLHNLVAQDPNLGYVSNLLAYAPESFFISQPFKKIIKKIVPSKRPMDNVDNSLTSPEEEEWAVANICPYSTYHASYFPKTFQKKFHNISELESNKYEEFINKWKNAYINF comes from the coding sequence ATGATGAACTTACAAGATAGCATCAAAAAAGAATTTATTACAGCACTCAGACACCCTCTTTCTTATAGTTCATTTCTAAATTTATTTAGAGTATTGACCATGTATGGTGGCATTGATAAAAAATATATAGTGAGAGCTTTATTTATCATTTTTATTAGTTTTACAGGGATTCCTTTTAGGATCATAGAGAAAATTAAATACGGGAGAAAAATTGAGCAAACTCAAATTCATCCTTCACCAATTTTTATCATTGGACATTGGAGGAGTGGCACTACTTACCTGCATAATTTAGTTGCTCAAGATCCAAATTTGGGATATGTTTCTAATCTTTTAGCATATGCACCAGAATCATTTTTTATATCTCAGCCATTTAAAAAAATTATCAAAAAAATTGTTCCGAGTAAGAGACCAATGGATAATGTAGATAATTCACTGACATCACCTGAAGAAGAAGAATGGGCAGTTGCTAATATTTGCCCATACTCTACATATCATGCAAGTTATTTCCCTAAGACATTTCAAAAAAAGTTTCATAATATCTCTGAGCTTGAATCAAATAAATATGAAGAATTTATTAATAAGTGGAAAAATGCTTATATAAATTTTTGA